In the genome of Persephonella sp. KM09-Lau-8, one region contains:
- a CDS encoding Fur family transcriptional regulator, producing MNKRQALKEFKQTIKNLGLKYTPQREKVFKAILNTRGHFEIEQLVHKIQSKNINVSRATVYRTLEILKELGYVREVIKFKNKTIYEVNLKEHHDHLICRSCGKIIEFHSDKIEELQDKICQEYKFKPEFHRLEIFGLCEKCQKKKS from the coding sequence ATGAATAAAAGACAGGCATTAAAAGAGTTTAAACAGACAATAAAAAATTTAGGACTTAAGTATACTCCTCAGAGAGAAAAAGTTTTTAAGGCTATTCTTAATACCAGAGGGCATTTTGAGATTGAACAACTGGTGCACAAAATTCAGTCAAAGAATATAAATGTATCAAGGGCTACTGTTTATAGAACTCTTGAAATACTAAAAGAGCTTGGATATGTAAGGGAAGTAATAAAATTCAAAAACAAAACAATTTATGAAGTTAATCTAAAAGAACATCATGACCATCTAATATGTAGAAGTTGCGGAAAGATTATAGAATTCCATTCAGACAAAATAGAGGAATTGCAGGACAAAATATGTCAGGAATATAAATTTAAGCCAGAATTTCATAGATTAGAAATATTTGGTCTGTGTGAAAAATGTCAGAAAAAGAAAAGTTAA